A single genomic interval of Zingiber officinale cultivar Zhangliang chromosome 4A, Zo_v1.1, whole genome shotgun sequence harbors:
- the LOC121969903 gene encoding uncharacterized protein LOC121969903 isoform X1, which yields MQAPRRTGGYISPFPSLILFSSDRSFDLFLLWSGCLFWGFSARFMCILYRSEVEWVFSNLHICDAYSCIPLFLPCKISIFLTFFHDLITACGCEGQAPIEPNKQISSMVEEAARLARHFCEMEWPVLVFLDSHHPNKPEPPYPPHCVVGSGEEDLVPVLQFYGCIADELS from the coding sequence ATGCAAGCCCCTCGCCGAACAGGAGGATACATCTCGCCCTTTCCCTCGCTTATCTTATTTTCGTCCGATCGCTCCTTCGATTTATTCCTTCTCTGGTCAGGATGTTTGTTTTGGGGGTTTTCTGCTCGATTCATGTGTATTCTTTATAGATCTGAGGTTGAGTGGGTATTTAGCAATTTACATATCTGCGATGCGTATTCATGCATACCTCTCTTCCTTCCTTgcaaaatttccatttttttaaCGTTCTTCCATGATCTTATCACTGCCTGTGGATGCGAGGGGCAGGCCCCGATCGAGCCCAACAAGCAGATTTCCTCCATGGTAGAGGAGGCAGCGAGGTTAGCTAGGCATTTCTGCGAGATGGAGTGGCCTGTGCTCGTCTTCCTCGATTCCCACCACCCAAACAAGCCTGAGCCTCCTTATCCGCCTCACTGCGTTGTGGGATCAGGGGAGGAGGATCTGGTTCCAG
- the LOC121969903 gene encoding uncharacterized protein LOC121969903 isoform X3, whose protein sequence is MQAPRRTGGYISPFPSLILFSSDRSFDLFLLWSGCLFWGFSARFMCILYRSEVEWVFSNLHICDAYSCIPLFLPCKISIFLTFFHDLITACGCEGQAPIEPNKQISSMVEEAARLARHFCEMEWPVLVFLDSHHPNKPEPPYPPHCVVGSGEEDLVPADELS, encoded by the coding sequence ATGCAAGCCCCTCGCCGAACAGGAGGATACATCTCGCCCTTTCCCTCGCTTATCTTATTTTCGTCCGATCGCTCCTTCGATTTATTCCTTCTCTGGTCAGGATGTTTGTTTTGGGGGTTTTCTGCTCGATTCATGTGTATTCTTTATAGATCTGAGGTTGAGTGGGTATTTAGCAATTTACATATCTGCGATGCGTATTCATGCATACCTCTCTTCCTTCCTTgcaaaatttccatttttttaaCGTTCTTCCATGATCTTATCACTGCCTGTGGATGCGAGGGGCAGGCCCCGATCGAGCCCAACAAGCAGATTTCCTCCATGGTAGAGGAGGCAGCGAGGTTAGCTAGGCATTTCTGCGAGATGGAGTGGCCTGTGCTCGTCTTCCTCGATTCCCACCACCCAAACAAGCCTGAGCCTCCTTATCCGCCTCACTGCGTTGTGGGATCAGGGGAGGAGGATCTGGTTCCAG
- the LOC121969903 gene encoding uncharacterized protein LOC121969903 isoform X2 has product MQAPRRTGGYISPFPSLILFSSDRSFDLFLLWSGCLFWGFSARFMCILYRSEVEWVFSNLHICDAYSCIPLFLPCKISIFLTFFHDLITACGCEGQAPIEPNKQISSMVEEAARLARHFCEMEWPVLVFLDSHHPNKPEPPYPPHCVVGSGEEDLVPVLWLYSR; this is encoded by the coding sequence ATGCAAGCCCCTCGCCGAACAGGAGGATACATCTCGCCCTTTCCCTCGCTTATCTTATTTTCGTCCGATCGCTCCTTCGATTTATTCCTTCTCTGGTCAGGATGTTTGTTTTGGGGGTTTTCTGCTCGATTCATGTGTATTCTTTATAGATCTGAGGTTGAGTGGGTATTTAGCAATTTACATATCTGCGATGCGTATTCATGCATACCTCTCTTCCTTCCTTgcaaaatttccatttttttaaCGTTCTTCCATGATCTTATCACTGCCTGTGGATGCGAGGGGCAGGCCCCGATCGAGCCCAACAAGCAGATTTCCTCCATGGTAGAGGAGGCAGCGAGGTTAGCTAGGCATTTCTGCGAGATGGAGTGGCCTGTGCTCGTCTTCCTCGATTCCCACCACCCAAACAAGCCTGAGCCTCCTTATCCGCCTCACTGCGTTGTGGGATCAGGGGAGGAGGATCTGGTTCCAG
- the LOC121969903 gene encoding uncharacterized protein LOC121969903 isoform X4, with protein MQAPRRTGGYISPFPSLILFSSDRSFDLFLLWSGCLFWGFSARFMCILYRSEVEWVFSNLHICDAYSCIPLFLPCKISIFLTFFHDLITACGCEGQAPIEPNKQISSMVEEAARLARHFCEMEWPVLVFLDSHHPNKPEPPYPPHCVVGSGEEDLVPDELS; from the coding sequence ATGCAAGCCCCTCGCCGAACAGGAGGATACATCTCGCCCTTTCCCTCGCTTATCTTATTTTCGTCCGATCGCTCCTTCGATTTATTCCTTCTCTGGTCAGGATGTTTGTTTTGGGGGTTTTCTGCTCGATTCATGTGTATTCTTTATAGATCTGAGGTTGAGTGGGTATTTAGCAATTTACATATCTGCGATGCGTATTCATGCATACCTCTCTTCCTTCCTTgcaaaatttccatttttttaaCGTTCTTCCATGATCTTATCACTGCCTGTGGATGCGAGGGGCAGGCCCCGATCGAGCCCAACAAGCAGATTTCCTCCATGGTAGAGGAGGCAGCGAGGTTAGCTAGGCATTTCTGCGAGATGGAGTGGCCTGTGCTCGTCTTCCTCGATTCCCACCACCCAAACAAGCCTGAGCCTCCTTATCCGCCTCACTGCGTTGTGGGATCAGGGGAGGAGGATCTGGTTCCAG